A region from the Acyrthosiphon pisum isolate AL4f chromosome A1, pea_aphid_22Mar2018_4r6ur, whole genome shotgun sequence genome encodes:
- the LOC103307922 gene encoding pickpocket protein 11-like: MYWNELNPQKRNVLFKFDNSDVKKDKDRIIVKLKTNVFNFVSLFLSSSNIHGLNHLTDNMRHYIEKCDRFIWVIAICLSIYGSAILGSSTWTRYQENPTVISMDREYKEWTTSLPAVTLCPTNKIDDQLFEELVQKNFTNYTEEEKEDLRTFLVQLANATYGTFNEVPAYDRISPNEYLHYIMSLNGDISYTISNSHVEIFSSIELVPSVTELGLCYSYNGYVAPYNDYKYWLRRNMSEFPKIEIMSGTPLDGDIFVQITSMNFGYLGFVHSPYEVPDVACRIFPSPENFYKTLDVTALSIYSTPEIKYLSPKQRGCRFLDESELEISEIYTYNICRNQCRMDQARKLCGCVPYFYKPIKKYKICDVKGMHCLDQHKDFLIKLRNTTGIDEKVNCGCYPPCDDVNYIVEGDNTIQWFLGTNLKWGLIKYPRMRLKRNVLFGFTDVLVSIGGTAGLFLGCSVLSFLEIIYFFTFRLAIMSLCEK, encoded by the exons ATGTATTGGAACGAGTTGAATCCTCAGAAACGAAATGTCTTGTTCAAGTTCGATAATTCGGACGTGAAAAAAGACAAGGAccgaattattgtaaaactcaAAACGAATGTATTCAATTTCGTTAGTTTGTTTTTATCATCTTCCAACATCCACGGCCTTAACCACTTGACAGACAACATGAGGCATTACATCGAAAA ATGTGACAGATTTATTTGGGTCATTGCAATATGTTTGAGTATCTACGGTTCAGCAATACTTGGTTCATCCACTTGGACTCGTTATCAAGAAAACCCAACTGTGATATCCATGGATAGAGAGTACAAGGAATGGACAACTTCACTTCCAGCAGTCACTTTATGTCCTACGAACAAAATTGATGACCAACTTTTCGAAGAGCTCGTACAGAAAAA ttttacaaACTACACAGAAGAGGAAAAAGAAGATTTACGGACGTTTCTGGTGCAGTTGGCAAACGCCACTTACGGGACGTTTAACGAAGTGCCCGCGTACGATCGGATCTCGCCGAATGAGTACTTGCATTATATCATGTCTCTGAACGGTGATATATCGTACACGATCAGTAACAGTCACGTAGAAATATTTTCGTCGATCGAATTGGTGCCCAGTGTAACCGAGTTGGGCTTATGTTATTCGTACAACGGGTACGTTGCCCCTTACAACGATTacaa ATATTGGTTAAGACGGAACATGAGCGAGTTCCCGAAAATAGAAATCATGTCCGGCACCCCGTTGGATGGTGACATTTTCGTTCAGATAACGTCCATGAATTTCGGTTACTTG GGATTTGTGCACTCCCCCTACGAAGTACCCGACGTGGCGTGCCGCATTTTCCCGTCACCAGAGAATTTCTACAAAACGCTGGACGTGACTGCTCTGAGCATATACAGTACGCCGGAAATCAAATACCTCTCGCCCAAGCAGAGGGGCTGCAGGTTCTTGGACGAGAGTGAGTTGGAGATAAGTGAGATTTATACGTACAACATATGCCGGAACCAGTGTCGAATGGACCAAGCGAGAAAACTGTGCGGATGTGTTCCGTACTTTTACAAACCGATTA aaaaatataaaatatgcgatGTCAAAGGGATGCATTGTTTGGATCAACATAAAG attttctTATAAAACTGCGGAATACAACAGGTATTGATGAAAAAGTAAACTGTGGTTGTTACCCACCTTGTGACGATGTTAATTATATCGTAGAAGGAGACAACACAATTcaatg GTTCTTAGGAACTAATTTAAAGTGGGGACTCATAAAATATCCTCGTATGCGTTTGAAAAGAAACGTTTTATTCGGTTTCACTGATgttttag TTTCGATTGGAGGCACAGCGGGTTTGTTTCTTGGATGTTCAGTATTAAGTTTCCTGGAGATAATTTACTTCTTCACATTTCGTCTGGCAATTATGTCATTGTGTGAGAAATAa